A genomic window from Serinus canaria isolate serCan28SL12 chromosome 4A, serCan2020, whole genome shotgun sequence includes:
- the LOC103816486 gene encoding brain-specific homeobox/POU domain protein 3, which translates to MMSMNSKQAFSMHPILHEPKYPHLHTSSEAIRRACLPAPQIQGNIFAGFDETLLRGAEALAAVDIVSQKTHPFKPDATYHTMSSVSCTPTSSSVHLHHPSVLTTHHPHHHHHQPSQGLDGELLDHLNSALPLGGVPGPDVSSTPSHPHSHMSAINHMAHHSQPMNMSHPHGLASHAVISGPETETDPRELESFAERFKQRRIKLGVTQADVGSALANLKIPGVGCLSQSTICRFESLTLSHNNMVALKPILEAWLEEAERAQREKMTKPEIYTGGDKKRKRTSIAAPEKRSLEAYFAVQPRPSSEKIAAIAEKLDLKKNVVRVWFCNQRQKQKRMKFSATY; encoded by the exons ATGATGTCCATGAACAGCAAGCAGGCGTTCAGCATGCACCCCATCCTGCACGAGCCCAAGTACCCGCACCTGCACACCAGCTCCGAAGCCATCCGCAGAGCCTGTCTGCCCGCCCCCCAG ATCCAGGGGAACATCTTTGCGGGCTTTGACGAGACGCTGCTGCGGGGGGCCGAGGCTCTGGCCGCCGTGGATATCGTGTCGCAGAAAACCCACCCCTTCAAGCCCGACGCCACCTACCACACCATGAGCAGCGTGTCCTGCACTCCTACCTCGTCCTCCGTCCACCTGCACCACCCGTCCGTGCTGACCACGCACcacccccaccaccaccaccaccagccctCGCAGGGCCTGGACGGGGAGCTGCTGGACCACCTCAACTCCGCCCTCCCGCTCGGAGGGGTGCCGGGCCCCGACGTGAGCTCCACGCCTTCGCACCCGCACTCCCACATGTCGGCCATCAACCACATGGCCCACCACTCCCAGCCCATGAACATGTCCCACCCCCACGGCCTCGCGTCCCACGCCGTCATCTCCGGCCCCGAGACGGAGACGGACCCTCGGGAGCTCGAGTCCTTCGCCGAGCGCTTCAAGCAGCGGAGGATCAAGCTGGGGGTCACCCAGGCGGACGTGGGCTCCGCGCTGGCCAACCTGAAGATCCCGGGGGTGGGCTGCCTTAGCCAAAGCACCATCTGCAGGTTCGAGTCGCTCACCTTGTCCCACAACAACATGGTGGCCCTCAAGCCCATCCTGGAAGCGTGGCTGGAGGAGGCGGAGAGGGCGCAGCGGGAGAAAATGACCAAACCCGAGATCTACACGGGGGGGGACAAGAAGCGCAAGCGCACGTCCATCGCCGCCCCCGAGAAGCGCTCGCTCGAGGCCTATTTCGCCGTCCAGCCTCGGCCCTCCTCCGAGAAAATCGCCGCCATCGCCGAGAAGTTAGACTTGAAGAAGAACGTGGTGCGGGTCTGGTTTTGCAATCagagacagaagcagaaaaggatgAAATTTTCTGCCACCTACtga